In the Theobroma cacao cultivar B97-61/B2 chromosome 1, Criollo_cocoa_genome_V2, whole genome shotgun sequence genome, one interval contains:
- the LOC18612866 gene encoding uncharacterized protein LOC18612866 gives MARCVVTPSPIQTQTRTHRTGIIRCFSVSALKVSLPPAIRPRLTPRIFCNYDDPNSNNQKQPSSVQLYGEIERLLTETVRQSQGAWGGSSDWSQVEGAWVLQPKHSKPKSVVHFVGGIFVGAAPQLTYRWFLERLSEKGVLVIATPYASGFDHFFIADEVQFKFDRCLRFLQETVHDLPTFGIGHSLGSVIHLLIGSRYAVQRSGNVLMAFNNKEASLAIPLFSPVLVPVAQSIGPILSQIASSPTIRMGAEMTLKQIENFSPPIMKQVLPLVEQLPPLYMDLVKGREDFSPKPEETRRLIKSYYGISRNLLIKFKDDSIDETPKLAQVLSSDSAISSMLDMSIRLLPGDHGLPLQQALPDVPPAMADAVNRGSEFLANLTVGTPWETVAKEVSNTLGTDSTVLRAEISKDIALLVDVITSWMASNSGPKLLRG, from the exons ATGGCTAGGTGCGTCGTGACTCCATCCCCTATTCAAACTCAGACTCGCACGCATAGAACTGGCATCATAAGATGCTTCTCTGTATCGGCTCTCAAGGTTTCTCTGCCGCCTGCAATTCGTCCCCGTCTTACTCCGAGAATCTTTTGTAACTACGATGATCCCAATAGCAACAACCAGAAACAGCCCTCTTCAGTTCAGCTCTATGGTGAAATTGAGAG ATTACTTACAGAGACTGTAAGGCAATCGCAAGGTGCTTGGGGTGGTTCAAGTGATTGGAGCCAAGTCGAG GGAGCATGGGTTCTCCAACCAAAACACTCAAAACCTAAGTCAGTTGTTCATTTTGTTGGTGGTATATTTGTTGGAGCCGCTCCTCAGCTTACCTATCGTTGGTTTTTGGAGCGCCTTTCAGAAAA GGGTGTTTTGGTGATTGCGACACCATATGCTAGTGGGTTTGATCACTTCTTCATCGCAGATGAAGTCCAGTTTAAATTTGACAGGTGTTTACGGTTCCTACAAGAAACA GTGCATGATCTTCCCACTTTTGGGATTGGCCATTCTTTGGGTTCTGTCATCCATCTTTTGATTG GATCAAGATATGCCGTGCAAAGAAGTGGGAATGTATTAATGGCATTCAACAACAAG GAAGCAAGCTTAGCCATCCCGTTGTTCTCACCTGTTCTTGTGCCAGTGGCCCAAAGCATTGGACCCATTCTATCACAAATTGCATCGTCACCCACAATCCGCATGGGG GCTGAGATGACACTGAAGCAAATAGAGAACTTTAGCCCTCCCATTATGAAGCAGGTTCTTCCTCTAGTTGAACAACTTCCTCCCTTGTACATGGACTTAGTCAAGGGAAGAGAAGATTTCAGTCCAAAACCAGAAGAAACTCGACGACTT ATAAAGTCATACTATGGCATTTCGAGGAATCTTCTAATAAAGTTCAAAGATGACTCAATTGATGAAACTCCAAAGTTGGCTCAGGTGCTAAGTTCAGACTCAGCCATCAGCTCAATGCTGGACATGTCAATTCGATTGTTGCCAGGAGATCATGGGCTTCCTCTACAACAA GCCCTTCCAGATGTTCCACCCGCAATGGCCGATGCAGTAAATCGTGGAAGTGAGTTTTTGGCAAATCTGACTGTGGGAACACCGTGGGAGACTGTTGCCAAAGAAGTCAGCAATACATTAGGTACGGACTCGACAGTTCTTCGTGCAGAAATTTCTAAGGACATAGCCCTTCTTGTGGACGTGATCACTTCCTGGATGGCTTCAAATTCAGGTCCAAAACTTTTAAGGGGTTGA